One genomic region from Campylobacter concisus encodes:
- a CDS encoding endonuclease MutS2, translating into MTEEIFLKLDLGEYLEKFNSFLARQKPLFLQGDSKIHFENINELSKYDFKAPDEIKELDDALMRLSKQAVLHISEIYEFAKIIKYFSYLKKQKFEGRLGEWIAKVEIPEAMSQMANSFDENGEFSDSVDERFAAIKQAFGEKKRQIDAELKKLIYSKHITPYLVDTQTHYINAQEALLVRGGFNHALKGTVIARSSGGYFYVAPASTERLKKEQSELLDRKEEIIFEHCKKFSLQMSKSLLFLKFINNAFDQFDAYQARVNLARSRDYEFVLPNSSHVIKLEKFAHPALKNPKSVSVDFSKKVLLITGVNAGGKSMLLKSIISATLLAKYLLPMRIDANRSTIGSFKEFDAIIEDPQSVKNDISTFAGRMVHFARLFTKKSIIIGIDEIELGTDFEEAASLYGVMIERLITQDIKMIITTHHKRLAMLLAKNKEVELVAALYDEAAQRPKFEFLKGTIGKSYAFETAARYGISQNLVAQAKKIYGEDKENLNEIITKTLNLQTKLDEGIKEVTAKEERLERLLEEQKELKEKNEIRLNATISRLEKEYYEAINAAKAVINFKDIKDKQRALNVANEKKAAIVKPKKTERESLKVGDRVKYENIKGTVLSISKNDAMIESNGINLRVPLELLRKNGNEVVLPKKGGVSLSVDKPKTASFSLDLHGMRADEAIAKLDKFISDSLVMGFDEVSVFHGIGTGKLAFAVKNFLKEHPSVKEFHDAPANQGGYGAKIVRL; encoded by the coding sequence ATGACTGAAGAGATATTTTTAAAGCTCGATCTAGGCGAGTATTTAGAGAAATTTAACTCCTTTTTAGCAAGGCAAAAACCGCTATTTTTACAAGGCGACAGCAAAATCCACTTTGAAAATATAAACGAGCTTTCAAAGTATGATTTTAAGGCGCCTGATGAGATAAAAGAGCTTGATGACGCGCTTATGAGACTTAGCAAGCAAGCAGTGCTTCACATCAGCGAAATTTACGAGTTTGCAAAGATCATTAAGTATTTTTCATATCTAAAAAAGCAAAAATTTGAAGGCAGGCTTGGCGAGTGGATCGCAAAGGTAGAGATCCCAGAAGCGATGAGCCAGATGGCAAACAGCTTTGATGAAAACGGCGAGTTTAGCGACAGCGTGGATGAGAGATTTGCTGCGATAAAGCAGGCATTTGGCGAGAAAAAGCGCCAGATCGACGCTGAGCTTAAAAAGCTCATCTACTCAAAGCACATCACGCCCTATCTAGTCGATACCCAGACGCACTACATCAACGCGCAAGAGGCACTTTTGGTGCGTGGCGGCTTTAATCACGCCCTAAAAGGCACCGTGATCGCTAGAAGCTCGGGCGGCTACTTCTACGTCGCACCTGCAAGCACCGAGCGCCTAAAAAAGGAGCAAAGCGAGCTGCTTGATAGAAAAGAGGAGATCATTTTTGAGCACTGCAAGAAATTTAGCCTGCAGATGAGCAAGAGCTTGCTCTTTTTGAAATTTATAAATAACGCTTTTGACCAGTTTGACGCATATCAGGCTCGTGTAAATTTGGCTAGGTCACGTGATTATGAGTTTGTTTTGCCAAATAGCTCGCATGTTATCAAGCTTGAGAAATTTGCCCATCCAGCGCTAAAAAACCCAAAGAGCGTGAGTGTGGATTTTAGCAAAAAGGTGCTTTTAATAACCGGCGTAAATGCTGGCGGTAAGTCGATGCTTTTAAAATCAATCATCTCAGCCACGTTGCTTGCAAAGTATTTACTACCTATGCGTATCGACGCAAACCGCTCAACGATCGGCTCTTTTAAAGAATTTGACGCGATCATCGAAGATCCGCAAAGTGTGAAAAACGACATCTCGACCTTTGCTGGCAGGATGGTGCATTTTGCAAGGCTTTTTACTAAAAAATCGATCATCATCGGCATCGACGAGATCGAGCTTGGCACCGACTTTGAGGAGGCTGCGAGCTTGTATGGCGTCATGATAGAGCGTCTCATCACTCAAGATATCAAAATGATCATCACGACCCACCACAAGCGCCTTGCAATGTTGCTAGCTAAAAACAAAGAGGTTGAGCTAGTGGCGGCACTTTACGACGAGGCGGCTCAAAGGCCTAAATTTGAGTTTTTAAAGGGCACGATCGGCAAGTCTTATGCCTTTGAAACTGCAGCAAGATACGGCATATCTCAAAATTTAGTGGCGCAGGCTAAGAAAATTTACGGCGAAGATAAAGAGAATTTAAACGAGATCATCACAAAGACGCTAAATTTACAAACCAAGCTTGACGAGGGCATAAAAGAGGTCACGGCAAAAGAGGAGCGGCTGGAGCGCTTACTTGAGGAGCAAAAAGAGCTAAAAGAGAAAAATGAGATCAGGCTAAATGCGACTATTTCGCGCCTCGAAAAAGAGTATTATGAAGCGATAAATGCGGCAAAAGCTGTTATAAATTTCAAGGATATAAAAGACAAGCAAAGGGCGCTAAACGTGGCAAATGAGAAAAAAGCTGCCATCGTTAAACCTAAAAAAACTGAGCGCGAGAGCCTAAAAGTAGGCGATAGAGTGAAGTATGAAAATATCAAAGGCACGGTTTTAAGCATCTCTAAAAATGACGCGATGATCGAGTCAAATGGTATAAATTTGCGCGTGCCACTCGAGCTTTTAAGAAAAAATGGCAACGAGGTAGTCTTGCCTAAAAAAGGCGGCGTAAGTTTAAGCGTAGATAAGCCAAAAACGGCCTCGTTCTCGCTTGATCTGCACGGCATGAGAGCTGACGAGGCGATAGCTAAGCTTGATAAATTTATCTCAGATAGTCTTGTTATGGGATTTGACGAGGTTAGCGTATTTCACGGTATCGGCACTGGCAAGCTTGCCTTTGCGGTTAAAAATTTCTTAAAAGAGCATCCAAGCGTGAAAGAATTTCACGATGCACCGGCAAATCAAGGCGGATATGGAGCTAAAATAGTCAGGCTTTAA
- a CDS encoding EAL domain-containing protein, translated as MSNKDEQTGKNLHITKTIIGLVFVLGSIFLVENLAVFYFKFNNASAENGFNLRKKVDYLTYQYVDYFKNVSKYDVANFQSYINDSAMGDVLLLKDDNKNGYKVVASSDKRIINQEFNDKSCGNIFAHNFQKDYFWAKILPENAAQVCMFVPVGEYILGFKGKVDQRITGTHDEYFFEWLLNNMALTFILSLIGAIVALSTCIWYAVKYIKEKNNYNALKTDAKKQIEELGEKLYIDPMTGLLNKTALVRDINSYENPKVVLIDIDDFGKMNDFYGKFACDQILVKMADLISEFAKNENMKAYCIEADRFALVEDSDSFIDRYEDMVEDLIEIFKGRMLSIVDEDGREIEGIEIHSTIGFALDSDQTLRKATIALKTAKEQDKDYVCYFKGLNQKEEYATQIERSKLIQYATINNNIVPYFQPIVNDQKVPVKYECLIRLLDRGDVISPNVFLDISKRIKRYADLEKQLIKKCFKQLVEDKNLVLSINLSSRDMIDGDVSSLVLNLLNKHNVAGRVVFEIVEDEELKNLERVSNFIERVKSMGAKIAIDDFGSGYSNFSYIIKIKPDYVKIDGSIIKDIDINKDSHSIASAIVAFAKDLGIKTIAEYVHSKEIFEICKEIGIDEFQGFYFGAPERAGS; from the coding sequence TTGAGTAACAAGGATGAGCAAACGGGCAAAAATCTACACATCACTAAAACGATTATAGGTTTAGTGTTTGTTTTGGGAAGTATTTTTTTAGTCGAAAACCTGGCAGTTTTTTATTTTAAATTTAATAATGCTTCTGCTGAAAATGGTTTTAATCTTCGAAAGAAAGTTGATTATTTGACATATCAATATGTTGATTATTTCAAAAATGTCAGCAAATATGATGTCGCAAATTTTCAATCTTACATTAACGATAGTGCTATGGGCGATGTCCTTTTATTAAAGGATGATAATAAAAATGGATACAAGGTCGTAGCGTCTTCAGATAAAAGAATAATAAATCAAGAATTTAACGACAAAAGCTGTGGAAATATCTTTGCTCATAATTTCCAAAAAGATTATTTTTGGGCAAAAATTTTGCCAGAAAATGCCGCTCAAGTTTGTATGTTTGTGCCAGTTGGAGAGTATATATTAGGCTTTAAAGGAAAGGTCGATCAACGTATTACTGGTACGCATGATGAGTACTTTTTTGAGTGGCTTTTAAATAATATGGCTTTAACATTCATCTTAAGCCTCATTGGTGCAATAGTTGCTTTGTCTACTTGTATATGGTATGCGGTTAAATATATAAAAGAAAAAAATAACTATAACGCATTAAAAACAGATGCTAAAAAACAGATAGAAGAGCTTGGAGAAAAGCTTTATATCGATCCGATGACTGGACTTTTAAATAAAACAGCATTGGTGCGTGATATTAATAGCTATGAAAATCCTAAAGTAGTGCTTATAGATATTGATGATTTTGGTAAGATGAATGACTTTTACGGTAAATTTGCATGTGATCAGATTTTGGTAAAGATGGCTGATTTGATCAGTGAATTTGCCAAAAATGAGAATATGAAAGCTTACTGCATAGAAGCAGATAGGTTTGCTCTGGTAGAAGATAGTGATAGCTTTATCGATAGATATGAAGATATGGTTGAAGATTTGATAGAAATTTTTAAAGGTCGTATGCTAAGTATAGTCGATGAAGATGGTAGAGAGATAGAAGGTATCGAGATACATAGTACAATAGGCTTTGCTCTTGATAGTGACCAAACACTAAGAAAAGCAACAATAGCATTAAAAACAGCAAAAGAGCAAGATAAAGACTATGTTTGTTATTTCAAAGGGCTAAATCAAAAAGAGGAATATGCAACTCAAATAGAACGCTCTAAACTGATACAATACGCCACTATAAATAACAATATTGTTCCTTATTTTCAGCCGATAGTTAATGATCAAAAGGTACCTGTAAAATATGAATGTTTGATAAGACTTTTAGATAGAGGCGACGTTATATCACCAAATGTCTTTTTAGATATCTCAAAGCGCATTAAGCGTTATGCTGATCTTGAGAAACAACTCATTAAAAAGTGTTTTAAGCAGCTTGTAGAGGATAAGAATTTAGTACTTTCTATAAATTTAAGCAGTAGAGATATGATTGATGGTGATGTTAGCTCACTTGTTTTAAATTTATTGAACAAGCACAATGTTGCTGGTAGAGTAGTATTTGAGATCGTTGAAGATGAAGAGCTTAAAAATTTAGAGAGAGTTTCAAATTTTATCGAGCGTGTAAAAAGCATGGGCGCAAAGATCGCTATCGATGATTTTGGCTCAGGATATTCAAATTTTTCTTACATCATAAAGATCAAGCCTGACTACGTGAAGATCGATGGCTCTATTATAAAAGATATAGACATAAATAAAGATTCACACTCTATCGCAAGTGCGATTGTGGCATTTGCAAAAGACCTTGGTATAAAAACTATTGCTGAATATGTGCATTCAAAAGAGATATTTGAAATCTGTAAAGAGATCGGCATAGATGAGTTTCAGGGCTTTTATTTTGGTGCGCCAGAGCGTGCCGGCTCATAA
- the dapE gene encoding succinyl-diaminopimelate desuccinylase, translating into MVISFLKELLSFRSITPNDAGSLELIAKFLPDFEAKFIEKNGTKNIILSKIYGDGEHLAFAGHVDVVPPGDGWQSEPFTPLEKDGYIYARGAQDMKSGVAAFVCAAKDTKFNGKLSLILTSDEEGDGTYGTPLALEYLREISDLPKFCVVAEPTCDKEFGDSIKVGRRGSINGKIVIKGVQGHVAYPEKCVNPVNLIAPLLNKIADHDMDGGSEFFSPSKIVVTDIRGGMQVCNVTPSELSIMFNVRNSNLTDVNDVESYLREVLKALDYELSIKQSSKRFLTNKDSKIVKNLMASVTKFTGVTPVLNTKGGTSDARHFAEFGVDAIEFGVINDRIHAKNERVSTHEVNKLYEIFKDLIEKF; encoded by the coding sequence GTGGTAATTAGCTTTTTAAAAGAGCTTTTAAGCTTTCGCTCTATCACGCCTAATGATGCTGGAAGCTTAGAACTTATCGCTAAATTTTTGCCTGATTTTGAGGCGAAATTTATAGAAAAAAATGGCACCAAAAATATCATACTTTCTAAAATTTATGGTGATGGCGAGCATCTAGCTTTTGCTGGACACGTTGATGTCGTGCCTCCAGGAGATGGCTGGCAGAGTGAACCATTTACCCCGCTAGAAAAAGATGGCTACATCTACGCAAGAGGTGCACAGGATATGAAAAGTGGCGTGGCTGCTTTTGTTTGTGCTGCTAAAGATACGAAATTTAATGGTAAGCTAAGTCTTATTTTAACAAGCGACGAAGAGGGCGACGGCACATATGGCACGCCTTTAGCACTTGAATATTTACGCGAAATAAGTGATTTGCCAAAATTTTGCGTAGTGGCTGAGCCAACTTGTGATAAAGAATTTGGTGATAGCATAAAAGTTGGCAGACGTGGCTCTATAAATGGCAAGATCGTGATAAAGGGCGTTCAAGGGCACGTGGCGTATCCTGAAAAGTGTGTAAATCCGGTAAATTTAATAGCTCCACTTTTAAATAAGATAGCTGATCACGATATGGACGGTGGAAGCGAGTTTTTTAGTCCAAGCAAGATCGTGGTAACTGATATCAGAGGTGGCATGCAAGTTTGCAACGTCACGCCAAGCGAGCTTAGCATAATGTTTAATGTGAGAAACTCAAATTTAACTGACGTAAATGATGTTGAGAGCTATCTTAGAGAGGTCTTAAAAGCGCTTGATTACGAGCTTAGCATAAAACAAAGCTCAAAGAGATTTTTAACAAATAAAGATAGCAAAATCGTAAAAAATTTAATGGCTTCTGTCACAAAGTTTACAGGCGTTACACCGGTTCTAAATACAAAGGGCGGCACGAGCGATGCAAGGCACTTTGCTGAATTTGGTGTAGATGCGATAGAATTTGGCGTCATAAATGACCGCATACACGCCAAAAACGAACGAGTTAGCACCCACGAAGTAAATAAACTTTATGAAATTTTTAAAGATTTGATAGAAAAATTTTAA
- a CDS encoding DUF2809 domain-containing protein, giving the protein MRHSLRARLLFLVVAVVILAIEIYIATFVKGGFVRHYLGDVLVTVMLYAFGRAIFKTAPKILAFEIFIFSLSIEILQYFKVLEILDIHNLIIRIVFGGTFDVSDIVCYALGCLLAYLIDVICFLQKYKSPKI; this is encoded by the coding sequence ATGAGACATAGCTTGCGAGCTAGATTGCTCTTTTTAGTCGTAGCAGTCGTGATTTTAGCAATCGAAATTTATATCGCAACTTTTGTTAAAGGTGGCTTCGTGCGACATTATTTGGGTGATGTGCTAGTTACGGTGATGCTTTACGCATTTGGACGAGCTATATTTAAAACTGCACCAAAAATTTTAGCATTTGAAATATTTATCTTCTCGCTATCTATAGAAATTTTACAATACTTTAAAGTACTTGAAATTTTAGATATTCATAATTTAATAATACGCATAGTCTTTGGCGGAACATTTGACGTTAGCGACATCGTATGTTACGCGTTGGGCTGCTTGCTGGCTTATTTGATTGATGTCATTTGCTTTCTGCAAAAGTATAAAAGTCCAAAGATATAG
- the polA gene encoding DNA polymerase I: MKTLTIIDTFGFFFRLYYAMSGLKNREGKPSGMISGFANFIASLKDEYQSDYLIFALDSKGKTLRHEILGDYKANRSEPPAQLKEQLPVCIDMIEKMGLYSLSREGYEADDIIASAVKFCKDKDIFVRIVTHDKDLYQLIEDGKVSIYSPQSKIDHDSASCFEKYGVYPAQVRDFLAIAGDSSDNIPGVKGIGAVGAKKLLAEYGSLEGIYENLALLRNERTKNMLAAAKDEAFLSKKLATLFDDAVSSFDLEHSKFPEQNPLINISEILKEYDLNRLLKSLQKEENAEFKLGFRANLLLDKASIEKLLSDVTPETIVAFDTETTGVDSRSAKIVGFSFCFNDEDAYYVPIAHNYLGVPQQISLKFATWAIGQIYKGCVIGQNLKYDFEIVKNNLGLNPPANFKDTMILAWLSDPNSSVGMDALAKRLYDYDTIKFEDVVKKGQTFGDVPLENAAKYASEDAWITLKFYKTFQNTLDKNLLALADTHEFPFILTLFDMEQNGIKINEAKMQKLILENDTKLKALTSEIYELSGENFNINSVKQLGVILFEHLKLPTKKKTKTGYSTDESVLAELIDAHPVIEKILAYRELYKLQSTYCEPLLALAKKDEGSRIYTSFLQTGTSTGRLSSKNPNLQNIPARGSLAKDVRECFEAREGYSFVGLDYSQIELRLLAHFSQDPALLEAFKNDEDIHARTAISIFGSSDGQNRAVAKSINFGLIYGMGSSKLANQVNITRAEAKEYIERYFKAFETIKDFLESIKISAKNDGFVQTLLGRRRYFDFKSATPMQIAMFEREAVNTVFQGSAADLVKMAMVKVRANLDENARMLLQIHDELIFEVKDEFAEEFGRATQKTMEEIYTLNVPLKTSLNIAKNWGELK, translated from the coding sequence ATGAAAACACTTACGATTATTGACACTTTTGGTTTCTTTTTTAGGCTCTACTACGCCATGAGCGGACTTAAAAACCGCGAGGGCAAGCCAAGCGGTATGATAAGTGGCTTTGCAAATTTTATAGCAAGCCTCAAGGATGAATACCAAAGTGACTATCTCATCTTCGCACTTGATAGCAAAGGCAAGACCTTACGTCACGAAATTTTAGGTGATTACAAAGCAAACAGGAGCGAGCCACCAGCTCAGCTAAAAGAACAGCTTCCAGTTTGCATAGATATGATAGAAAAAATGGGGCTTTACAGCCTTAGCCGCGAGGGCTACGAGGCCGATGATATCATCGCAAGTGCGGTTAAATTTTGTAAAGACAAAGATATATTTGTGCGAATAGTCACCCACGATAAAGACCTTTATCAACTCATAGAGGATGGCAAAGTGAGCATCTACAGCCCGCAAAGCAAGATCGATCACGACAGTGCTAGCTGCTTTGAAAAGTATGGAGTTTATCCGGCACAAGTAAGGGACTTTCTAGCGATCGCAGGCGATAGCTCGGACAACATCCCAGGTGTCAAAGGCATCGGCGCAGTGGGAGCTAAAAAGCTTTTGGCTGAGTATGGCAGCTTAGAGGGAATTTATGAAAATTTAGCCCTTCTTAGAAACGAGCGCACTAAAAATATGCTTGCCGCAGCAAAAGACGAAGCATTTTTGAGCAAAAAGCTAGCCACTTTATTTGATGACGCAGTTAGTTCATTTGATCTTGAGCACTCTAAATTTCCAGAGCAAAATCCTTTGATAAATATCTCAGAAATTTTAAAAGAGTATGATCTAAATAGGCTTCTTAAGAGCTTGCAAAAAGAGGAAAATGCTGAATTTAAGCTTGGCTTTAGAGCAAATTTACTCCTTGATAAAGCTAGCATTGAAAAGCTCTTATCAGACGTCACACCAGAGACCATCGTCGCCTTTGACACTGAGACCACGGGCGTTGATAGCAGGAGCGCAAAGATCGTTGGCTTTAGCTTTTGCTTTAACGACGAGGACGCCTACTACGTGCCGATAGCTCACAACTACCTTGGTGTGCCGCAGCAAATCAGCCTAAAATTTGCAACTTGGGCGATAGGTCAAATTTATAAAGGCTGCGTGATCGGACAAAATTTGAAGTATGACTTTGAGATAGTTAAAAATAACCTAGGTCTAAATCCTCCAGCAAATTTTAAAGACACGATGATACTTGCTTGGCTTAGCGATCCAAACTCGAGCGTTGGCATGGACGCGCTGGCAAAAAGGCTCTATGACTACGACACGATAAAATTTGAAGATGTGGTCAAAAAGGGGCAAACTTTTGGCGATGTGCCGCTAGAAAATGCCGCAAAATACGCGAGTGAGGATGCTTGGATAACGCTTAAATTTTATAAAACTTTTCAAAACACACTTGATAAAAATTTACTCGCCCTTGCCGATACACACGAATTTCCTTTTATCCTCACGCTCTTTGACATGGAACAAAACGGTATCAAGATAAATGAAGCCAAAATGCAAAAGCTCATCCTTGAAAACGACACCAAACTAAAGGCACTAACAAGTGAAATTTACGAGCTAAGCGGCGAAAATTTCAACATAAACTCCGTAAAACAGCTTGGCGTCATACTTTTTGAACACTTAAAGCTTCCAACCAAAAAGAAGACAAAAACTGGCTATAGCACCGATGAGAGCGTGCTTGCTGAGCTCATAGATGCCCACCCAGTGATAGAGAAAATTTTAGCTTACAGGGAGCTATATAAACTGCAAAGCACCTACTGCGAGCCACTTTTAGCACTTGCGAAAAAGGATGAGGGCTCACGAATTTACACGAGCTTTTTGCAAACTGGCACGAGTACTGGCAGACTTTCAAGTAAAAATCCAAATTTACAAAATATCCCAGCTCGTGGTAGCCTTGCAAAGGATGTTAGAGAGTGCTTTGAGGCGCGCGAGGGGTATAGCTTTGTAGGGCTTGACTACAGCCAGATCGAGCTTAGACTGCTAGCTCACTTTAGTCAAGATCCTGCGCTGCTTGAGGCATTTAAAAATGATGAGGATATCCACGCAAGGACGGCTATTAGCATATTTGGCAGCAGCGACGGGCAAAACAGAGCCGTGGCAAAAAGTATAAATTTTGGCCTCATTTACGGCATGGGCTCAAGCAAGCTGGCAAATCAAGTAAATATCACAAGAGCCGAGGCAAAAGAGTATATAGAGCGCTATTTTAAGGCATTTGAGACGATAAAAGACTTTTTGGAGAGCATAAAAATTTCAGCCAAAAACGATGGCTTTGTGCAGACACTACTTGGCAGAAGGCGCTACTTTGACTTCAAAAGTGCCACACCTATGCAAATAGCTATGTTTGAGCGCGAGGCGGTAAATACGGTCTTTCAAGGCTCTGCGGCCGATCTAGTCAAGATGGCGATGGTAAAAGTTAGAGCAAATTTAGATGAAAACGCGAGAATGTTGCTTCAGATCCACGACGAGCTGATCTTTGAAGTAAAAGACGAATTTGCGGAGGAATTTGGCAGAGCGACGCAAAAAACGATGGAGGAAATTTACACCCTTAACGTGCCACTTAAAACATCGCTAAATATCGCCAAAAACTGGGGTGAGCTAAAATAG
- a CDS encoding glycosyltransferase family 4 protein: MKKIVFLRINPNAVGGAERYLRRLTKALKDVGIDTSIRSYLGEARTSSWKKALRFNAQVRRQKQSDEVYFSLERVSCADIYRAGDGVHKIYRATKPFWWVNPLNFVYPYLEKRCFKNSKKIIANSNYIKEQIISAYGIDESKIVTIYNGINLPQKVEKGEAKLSVCEEFGLDYNLPIVLFVGNGFKRKGARDFLLLVSKLKTPVNALIVGKDKNLNSYKKLAKKLKIKAFFTGEQKMTAKFYEASDIFIFPTHYEPFSNVVLEALSFKNIVFTTAQNGAAEILENRFVMREPNDESILELVEQVLNDNEMMRELQEKSFLLSQKFSIEKNASKTLEIINEVLNLEQK, translated from the coding sequence ATGAAAAAAATAGTTTTTTTACGTATCAATCCAAACGCAGTCGGTGGTGCCGAACGCTATTTAAGAAGGCTTACTAAAGCCCTAAAAGACGTAGGTATAGACACATCTATACGCTCATATTTAGGAGAGGCTAGGACCTCGTCATGGAAAAAGGCTTTGAGATTTAACGCACAAGTAAGACGCCAAAAACAAAGCGATGAAGTATATTTTAGCTTGGAGCGAGTGAGTTGTGCGGATATTTATAGAGCAGGGGATGGCGTGCATAAAATTTATCGTGCCACAAAGCCATTTTGGTGGGTTAATCCTCTAAATTTTGTCTATCCATATCTAGAAAAACGCTGCTTTAAAAATTCTAAAAAGATAATCGCAAACTCAAACTACATAAAAGAGCAAATCATTTCAGCTTACGGTATCGATGAGTCAAAAATAGTTACCATTTACAACGGTATAAATTTGCCGCAAAAAGTAGAAAAAGGAGAAGCAAAACTTAGCGTATGCGAAGAATTTGGACTCGATTACAATTTACCAATTGTGCTATTTGTAGGAAACGGCTTTAAAAGAAAAGGAGCAAGGGATTTTTTGCTTCTTGTCTCAAAGCTAAAAACGCCAGTAAATGCGCTAATAGTAGGTAAAGATAAAAATTTAAATTCATATAAGAAGCTAGCAAAAAAGCTAAAGATAAAGGCATTTTTCACAGGTGAGCAAAAAATGACTGCAAAATTTTATGAAGCAAGCGATATTTTTATATTTCCAACACACTATGAGCCATTTTCAAATGTCGTTTTAGAGGCACTTAGCTTTAAAAATATTGTCTTTACAACGGCTCAAAATGGTGCAGCTGAAATTTTAGAAAATCGTTTTGTCATGCGTGAACCAAATGATGAAAGTATACTGGAGCTAGTGGAGCAGGTGCTTAATGATAATGAGATGATGAGAGAGCTGCAAGAGAAGTCATTTTTACTTTCACAAAAATTT